Proteins encoded together in one Accipiter gentilis chromosome 16, bAccGen1.1, whole genome shotgun sequence window:
- the COLEC11 gene encoding collectin-11 isoform X2: protein MKRDLVFLVTLISLAFLSLLKSGYPQHIAEESCSVQILVPGLKGEAGEKGEKGAPGRPGRVGPPGEKGEMGDKGQKGSMGRHGKIGPIGSKGEKGDNGDIGPPGPNGDPGIPCECSQLRKAIGEMDIQVAQLTTELKFIKNAVAGVRETDNKIYLLVKEEKRYKEAQLYCHGRGGTLSMPKDETANNLIASYINQAGLTRVFIGINDLEKEGNFVYSDRSPMQTFNKWRSGEPNNAYDEEDCVEMVASGGWNDVACHITMYFVCEFDKENV from the exons ATGAAGAGAGATCTGGTTTTCTTGGTGACTCTAATTAGCCTTGCCTTCCTGTCACTGCTAAAGTCTGGATATCCTCAACATATTGCAGAAGAGTCCTGCTCTGTTCAAATTCTTGTTCCAGGCCTCAAAG gagaggctggagaaaagggggagaaaggTGCTCCAGGTCGTCCTGGCAGAGTTGGGCCTCCAGGAGAGAAAG GAGAAATGGGGGACAAAGGACAGAAAGGCAGCATGGGACGGCATGGAAAAATTGGTCCTATTGGTTCAAAAG GTGAAAAAGGAGATAATGGTGACATAGGACCACCAGGTCCTAATGGTGACCCAG GCATCCCCTGTGAGTGCAGCCAGCTAAGGAAGGCTATTGGTGAAATGGATATCCAAGTGGCCCAGCTGACAACAGAACTAAAATTCATAAAAAATG CTGTTGCTGGTGTGCGTGAGACAGATAATAAGATATATCTGCTggtgaaggaagagaagagatacAAGGAAGCCCAGCTCTACTGCCACGGAAGAGGAGGGACCCTGAGCATGCCCAAGGATGAGACTGCCAACAATCTCATCGCTTCGTACATCAACCAAGCCGGGCTCACCAGAGTTTTCATTGGGATTAACGACCTagagaaagagggaaattttGTCTATTCTGACCGATCGCCCATGCAGACCTTCAACAAATGGCGCAGTGGGGAGCCCAACAATGCTTATGATGAGGAGGACTGTGTGGAGATGGTGGCTTCTGGAGGGTGGAATGATGTTGCTTGTCATATTACCATGTATTTTGTGTGTGAATTTGACAAAGAAAATGTCTAA
- the COLEC11 gene encoding collectin-11 isoform X1, with product MKRDLVFLVTLISLAFLSLLKSGYPQHIAEESCSVQILVPGLKGEAGEKGEKGAPGRPGRVGPPGEKGEMGDKGQKGSMGRHGKIGPIGSKGEKGDNGDIGPPGPNGDPGIPCECSQLRKAIGEMDIQVAQLTTELKFIKNALPSPAAVAGVRETDNKIYLLVKEEKRYKEAQLYCHGRGGTLSMPKDETANNLIASYINQAGLTRVFIGINDLEKEGNFVYSDRSPMQTFNKWRSGEPNNAYDEEDCVEMVASGGWNDVACHITMYFVCEFDKENV from the exons ATGAAGAGAGATCTGGTTTTCTTGGTGACTCTAATTAGCCTTGCCTTCCTGTCACTGCTAAAGTCTGGATATCCTCAACATATTGCAGAAGAGTCCTGCTCTGTTCAAATTCTTGTTCCAGGCCTCAAAG gagaggctggagaaaagggggagaaaggTGCTCCAGGTCGTCCTGGCAGAGTTGGGCCTCCAGGAGAGAAAG GAGAAATGGGGGACAAAGGACAGAAAGGCAGCATGGGACGGCATGGAAAAATTGGTCCTATTGGTTCAAAAG GTGAAAAAGGAGATAATGGTGACATAGGACCACCAGGTCCTAATGGTGACCCAG GCATCCCCTGTGAGTGCAGCCAGCTAAGGAAGGCTATTGGTGAAATGGATATCCAAGTGGCCCAGCTGACAACAGAACTAAAATTCATAAAAAATG CACTGCCCTCCCCCGCAGCTGTTGCTGGTGTGCGTGAGACAGATAATAAGATATATCTGCTggtgaaggaagagaagagatacAAGGAAGCCCAGCTCTACTGCCACGGAAGAGGAGGGACCCTGAGCATGCCCAAGGATGAGACTGCCAACAATCTCATCGCTTCGTACATCAACCAAGCCGGGCTCACCAGAGTTTTCATTGGGATTAACGACCTagagaaagagggaaattttGTCTATTCTGACCGATCGCCCATGCAGACCTTCAACAAATGGCGCAGTGGGGAGCCCAACAATGCTTATGATGAGGAGGACTGTGTGGAGATGGTGGCTTCTGGAGGGTGGAATGATGTTGCTTGTCATATTACCATGTATTTTGTGTGTGAATTTGACAAAGAAAATGTCTAA